atcgaaccctgggtTTTGCGTGACAGGCCAaagcattaaccactaggctctcACGTCGCCCTCAGGTTCATAAATGAGGTATGGTGCAGTCACTGTGAGTAGCGGACAAGCAGTGACGTGCGTCGGTGAGGGATCACACAGATCAGCATCGATATGGGATCGCATAGATCAGTATCGATACTAGTATTGGAACATACAGATCACAATCGACTTaggatcacatagatcaacaCCAATAAGGAATCATACAGATCACCATCGATATCGAATCACATAGATAAACATCAATATGGGATTACATAGATCAGGATCGATATAGAGTCACATAGATCAACATGGCTATAAGATCAGACAGATCAACATCGACATATTATCATACAAATCAGCACTGATACGGTATCACATAGATAAGCATCGATATGGTACCACATAGATCAGGATCGATACGGCATGATATTGACCACATCACGTAGATCAGCTTCGATGTGGGATTATATAGATCGGATCgcatgtatatacagtatatttGGTGGTCACTTCTGTACACTTGGTTATAGAGGAATGTTTAGCATGGAGCATATTAGTTCCATGTACCAACCTGTTCCGGAGATATTGTGCCACTAAGTGGTATCTGGAATGCAAGAGACACATGGCAGTAATTTATCCGAACAACACAAATACGTTCAACTTTAGAACACTTGAAACTTCGACTCTCAACCCACAATGACCAACCATCAACGACAATCGTGTGCGGACCTTGAAgggaatattttatatgatatctTGCAACCAGGCCGTATAAATATGTAGACTCAGAACGTGTCAGCAGTCTCTTGTATATCAACACGATCTACTCAGTTGTTGTTCTTGTGTTGTGTTCAGCTCAGCGATGTATAGAGAGTACAAAGAGAAATTCACAAACGTCAACCCTGTTGTTTAGGAATATacaaatgtatgtacatattcagCACTCTATGGTCCAACAGCTGAGCAAATATCTACTGATACTTTGAAACGGAGACATCTTGAACACTTCAGAACAGTCAAACCCGTGAAGAGTGTGTATATAACCACAATCACACGTGTTTGTATTCAGACTGCAACCATGAAGCTACCGCTGTATGTTTCTACGATCGTCCAGGTTGGGATAGCCACAGGTATGTATTCACGTGTTTTCGCTTAGATGGTCGATTCTCTAGTTTTCCTAAAGTACACGACAGTCAGCAAAACAACAGGCCTTTGTTAAGGATCATATCATTGGTTAGAACTGACATAGCCTGTAAGGTCCTAAACAATTGAATCTGCGGCTATGTCTATGACACGAAGGACTCCAAGAAACCATGTTGTTGTGACAGTGGTGTCCATCTTCATTATGCagagtcatgttgttttatcagttgtgtctggATACAGTTCCAGtgaacagtcatgttgttttatcaattATATCTAGATACAATCCCAGtgaacagtcatgttgttttatcagttgtgtctagatacgacatgaacagtcatgttttttatcagttgtgtctagatatGATCTGAACAATCATGCTgtttcatcagttgtgtctagacCTGTgacggtcccggggtagaatgagctttcagcgacccatgcttgctataaacgGCGACTGTGCTTatcgtgaaaggcgactaacggtatcgggtggaaaggctcgctaacttggttgacacaatgtcatcggttccctattttgcagatcgatgctcatgttgttgatcactggattgtctggtccagactcgactatttacagacagccactatatagcttgaatactgctgaatgctgcgtaaaactaaactcactcactcacccagggTGCGTCTAGATACAGTCCCATTGAaaagtcatgttgttttatcagtcgTGTCTAGATAGGATCTGAACAATCATgttgtcttttcagttgtgtctagatacgATATGAACTATCACGTTTTAAGTGAATTCTTTCCACCTGCGATATGAATAATCATGCTGATGAGTCAATGGTGTCGAAATTAAAGAAGGAAGTTCCTACACTGGGTattatttgtttccttgttcACAGCTATGGTCTTGAATCCGAACAATGTGGACTGTCCCGCGGACCGGAGGTTCCTGCATGACCTGAAGTCACTGTTGAGGATACACCTGGGAGAGAAGATTATACCGCCTGAAACTGATTCTTCACACTGGACCAGATCGGGTAAACGATTACGTTAACCTTACAATGCCATACTGAATTCACCGGTGAAAACCGGATTACATTtgatgtttgtcgtaagagacgactaacgggatctggaggtcaggctcgctgacttggaagacacaggtcgatgctcatgctggtgaccactggattgtgttgtcgacactcgattatttacaaaccgccgccatgtatctagaatattgttgaatacggcgtaaactaactcactcacttgtactgCATTACtatgtgatattttctttgatatttgtttcactTGGAGCTGTAGGAGCGACATTCACACGCTGGGGAAAGACAACATGTCCAAAAGGAAATGATGTAGTGTACAAAGGTACGTAAAAGTGGCGAAATCCTgtttacatatatgcataagtAAGTCTTGATTCGTTTAGTAAAAAGGTTGATTGCACCATTCTGAATATGAATGCAACTGAATGAGGTAGCCTTGATCAATGAACTTTTGAGAGAGGGGTTGTGGCTCACGTCAAATTCAAGTGTGAATCAGTTGAAAATGCAGTTGTGCTCCCGTGTTTGAATCATTACGTTGCATACCAGATATGCTAACCTTATTCCGAAAACCGGGCGTCATACTCTTGAGTGACACTTTCCTTCAGTTGTTACCGCTTTGTACACCGTTCCGACTGGAAATCTATTTAATCTCTTTTGTTGATGTTCTGGAGTTTTGTAAACCCATGACCTCATTTTCTTCTCCCTTTTCTCACTTAGACCTCAGATCTAACGTATAATAGGGCCGGTGGTTTAGGCATTCGCTTGTCATACCGAAGACTCGGATTCGATGTagacttgggtacaatgtgtcaggcCTATTTCTCGCactatcacagctggggacaccagaattgggcttcaatgaatgtgggcaatcgaacctgtgtcttcggtgtgacgagggaATGCTGTCACCACTAGACTGCCCCAAAGCTCCAAAGATGATAATGGCTACATCATGGACAGTTCAGTCAGTATTCATCCTTGTcattatcatcgtcatcatcaataTTGTTAATTATGTACAGAAGGGCACCCATATCTTATCAATTATGGTTGGACTAATTTCAGGTTATGCCGGTGGAAGTCATTATCAGGCGAAAGGGGGTCCGGGAACAACGCTGTGCCTCCCCGAAGCACCCATCTACGAAAAGCATACGAGTGAGGGATCACAAAGTTATATCTATGGTACTGAGTATCAAACAgatagagagacatctcctctTCATCGGCTGTATCAAGACGATGTCCCGTGTGTGGTGTGCCAGAGTCATCACAAAACAAGTGCTATCATGGTACCTGCCAGGAACGAGTGTTTTCCGGGATGGCACCTGGAATACAAGGGCTATCTGTTTGGTGGCCCTACTGGAGACAGTGGTTCCAGTGATTATGTCTGTGTAGATAGTGAAGCAGAGGCTATGGCTGGAGGTAAAGCAAACACAAACGGCCATCTCTTGTATATGATCGACGCCAAATGCGGTGCCCTGCCCTGCCCACCTTATGTCGATGGCTGGGAGCTGACATGTGCCCTTTGCActacataaacatatatacGGATGTGTATTGgcagaaacatttcattataacaTTCTAGGAGCTAAAGAGTTGAACCTTGACTATTTTACATGCAGATTCTACGATATCCATGGTTTATTATATTTCGAAGACAGTGCAGCCAATCAGCGTACCCGTAAAGGACCCTTTCCGCGTTTTTCTTTAAATCATTATCAAACTGAAGCATTATTTGTGAATTGgtttccatgaacacgttgtgTTAACTTACTAAGTGATATCGAAAGTTTTTAGCATTATGTTCACAATTCCGAAACGTAACTGAAAATACATGGATTGAAATGCGTTTACTTGTTGACCAATTATACCGCTATCCTACTTTTCGGACTTTAGAGCGGCCAGGTCAACCAAGGTACAGGTTCATGCCGACCAAGATTTGGAATCCCACAATCAATCTGACTCTTGATGCTGTCAGCTTCACGCCCATCTTCATGATACTGGTGAATGTCATCCCTCTTTTCGCAGCCTAtatacagacccgtgaagatctgtgttagatttggtcttcagcaacccacgctggTCGTAAAAGGCCaccaacgggatcaggtggtcaggttcgctgacttggttacatgtcatcgtttcccgagtgcggcattaaacagcaaacaaatacattaatctAAAGAAAGATTTGAACAGCATTtcaaggggcactgatgcggagcaatttccgtggactggtttatacttttgttactgtttttctccagtgagttcgcggatgatatcccagaattcgtgacaggttcgtgacctctgctgcgcagtccgtttgcgcaattgatagtttaattatagacagatcaactaaagtgaagtcatttttacttcattacaaatgtattatgaaaataaatgaaacactttgaaggttaatcatctgccagtggtagaaatggtaaaaaactattaggacggaaaaataacgaagtcaaTGTATGTCTTTATAGTTTGTCTCATGACCCTAATTAGTTTCTTGTCATAGttgtatgatattgaaaattaataaaagaacacacggtctgcttatacttatagaaCACTGAATAGACTGCCATTGTGGATCCTGTTTAacacataccctatgcgcgatctagtgtgtgttttcctACCCTCCAGCATGCAGCCCCAAAAAGGAGTGATTTACAAGATCAACTGTGAATGTGGCGATTCATATATAGGTGAAACCTCCCGCCCTCTTGACAACCgcataaaagaacacaaatcCTCTACAGCCAAGGCAGGCAGCAAATCGGCCCTCTCAGACCATCAACAGAAATTCCCTAGTCATCGCATCAAGTTCGACGAATTCGAAGTCCTGTCAACCCAAAACCAGGACGTCACAAAAAGGAAACTGTTGGAAGCCATCGAAATCCACCAccacaaacctttgatcaatagacaccaaggatactacataCCATCGGACTATTAAGAACCGATCAAACCATAGACTATCTAAgcattgtgtctgtttgttgttactacTCATCCCACtcattggcttcatcactaGTGCTCATTGTTGTTTTAGCTCCCTACTGGCCTCCTCCAGTTATGTACCACTTGTTTACTCTATCACATGCTGTGGTTAATGTTAATccgctgtttgtcacaacataccacGTATATAAGTTTCTCActatttggttgtattcacatttagcttgaaaacgatgtaagaatctacatcgaaacgtcgctcaacgtaataaacaagaagttgtaatccaaaaagctgtatgtttcatttttgccttttgacaaataagctgtagaagataaaagtaattaatcaatcagtgtgttatcggttaatcctttgattgatgtttgtttttgtaactcagctgataaaccctcttgcatcacttacatgaacatattacataacacacaatacatttgccactacagaccttaatttataatgttgagtatttactccagacaggagaaatgccaaatgggaacctttgttgagtaatctgagtggtgttaccacaAATTATTTCtcttataaattcattaactgaccatcaagagaataatgacaaataacacgtgtaggtttacatcatcaaacgcgagttacagcaaggaagatgtaatctcagtgtcgcatgcagcctgaaaacgcttatgggccgaaactgttttgaggataccaacggaacttaaattacataagaaatacatacaggcagttgttttctttttacgtaagaaaattttcagatttctctaccaatggcaaactcattgtttttaatttacgaattcaaataaattactgagtgttttcattat
The window above is part of the Haliotis asinina isolate JCU_RB_2024 chromosome 1, JCU_Hal_asi_v2, whole genome shotgun sequence genome. Proteins encoded here:
- the LOC137280794 gene encoding uncharacterized protein isoform X2; amino-acid sequence: MKLPLYVSTIVQVGIATAMVLNPNNVDCPADRRFLHDLKSLLRIHLGEKIIPPETDSSHWTRSGATFTRWGKTTCPKGNDVVYKGYAGGSHYQAKGGPGTTLCLPEAPIYEKHTSEGSQSYIYGTEYQTDRETSPLHRLYQDDVPCVVCQSHHKTSAIMVPARNECFPGWHLEYKGYLFGGPTGDSGSSDYVCVDSEAEAMAGGKANTNGHLLYMIDAKCGALPCPPYVDGWELTCALCTT
- the LOC137280794 gene encoding uncharacterized protein isoform X1 produces the protein MKLPLYVSTIVQVGIATAMVLNPNNVDCPADRRFLHDLKSLLRIHLGEKIIPPETDSSHWTRSAVGATFTRWGKTTCPKGNDVVYKGYAGGSHYQAKGGPGTTLCLPEAPIYEKHTSEGSQSYIYGTEYQTDRETSPLHRLYQDDVPCVVCQSHHKTSAIMVPARNECFPGWHLEYKGYLFGGPTGDSGSSDYVCVDSEAEAMAGGKANTNGHLLYMIDAKCGALPCPPYVDGWELTCALCTT